One genomic region from Mauremys reevesii isolate NIE-2019 linkage group 7, ASM1616193v1, whole genome shotgun sequence encodes:
- the CPNE9 gene encoding copine-9 isoform X5, with amino-acid sequence MSPYQLSAYAMALKAVGEIIQDYDSDKLFPAYGFGAKIPPDGSISHQFPLNSDMENPSCMGIDGVLESYFQSLRTVQLYGPTNFAPVINQVARLAAQVTDGSQYYVLLIVTDGVISDMMQTKEAIVTASALPMSIIIVGVGPAEFDAMEELDGDDVRVSSRGRYAERDIVQFVPFRDYVDRSGNQVLSMARLAKDVLAEIPEQLLSYMKSHDIKPRPTDPQ; translated from the exons ATGAGCCCGTACCAGCTGAGTGCCTACGCCATGGCACTGAAGGCCGTCGGCGAGATCATCCAGGACTACGATAGTGACAAGCTCTTCCCCGCCTACGGTTTTGGTGCCAAGATCCCACCTGACGGCAGCATTTCCCATCAGTTCCCCCTG AACAGCGACATGGAGAACCCAAGCTGCATGGGGATTGATGGCGTCCTGGAGTCCTACTTCCAGAGCCTGCGCACGGTGCAGCTGTACGGGCCCACCAACTTCGCCCCTGTCATCAACCAGGTGGCCCG CTTGGCTGCCCAGGTGACGGACGGATCGCAGTACTACGTCTTGCTCATCGTCACCGACGGCGTCATCTCTGACATGATGCAGACCAAGGAGGCCATCGTCACC gcctctgccctgcccaTGTCCATCATCATCGTGGGAGTGGGCCCGGCAGAGTTTGATG CCATGGAAGAACTGGATGGAGATGATGTGCGGGTCTCCTCCAGGGGGCGCTATGCAGAGCGGGACATTGTGCAG TTCGTGCCATTCCGGGATTACGTGGATCGCTCCGGGAACCAGGTGCTGAGCATGGCGCGCCTGGCCAAGGACGTGCTGGCCGAGATCccggagcagctgctctcctacATGAAGAGTCACGACATCAAGCCCCGCCCTACTGACCCACAGTAG